The Triticum dicoccoides isolate Atlit2015 ecotype Zavitan chromosome 6A, WEW_v2.0, whole genome shotgun sequence genome has a window encoding:
- the LOC119317564 gene encoding uncharacterized methyltransferase At1g78140, chloroplastic-like isoform X2, with amino-acid sequence MAAVRSAAISAAAVVAPRGFGRRRRLVPCFAAPARGASGVTASASGKMLPRSALHASASTTGAPDSDEAAAESLVEAELSKLACPICYYPLVSSIDHQSAPSKSDSTLECSTCKKLFSKDDYWDLTVAVGSTEYSETMPAATELFRTQLVSFLYERGWRQNFIWGGFPGLEKEFEMAKDYLKPKSGGIIIDASCGSGLFSRLFVKSELYCLVVALDFSENMLKQCKEFIKQENISDECCNSLLAIPSLCFIKIIGNGHSTMITMGICTCPLSHTQGIDISKKQDARNLFQVAEISRVLRPGGVFVGSTFIADVLPPVIPLLRIGRPYIDQITGNNTFLSELELEDLCSACGLVNFTFVRNGFYIMFSATKAS; translated from the exons ATGGCGGCAGTTCGAAGCGCAGCCATCTCCGCTGCCGCAGTCGTTGCGCCGCGCGGCTTTGGCAGGCGCCGTCGTCTTGTCCCCTGCTTCGCGGCGCCTGCACGAGGCGCATCAGGAGTCACCGCCTCCGCTTCCGGGAAGATGCTCCCGCGCTCTGCCCTACATGCTAGCGCCTCCACCACTGGGGCGCCCGACTCAGACGAGGCCGCTGCG GAATCTTTGGTGGAGGCGGAGCTGAGCAAACTCGCCTGCCCAATCTGCTATTACCCGCTCGTAAGCTCGATAGATCATCAGTCAGC GCCATCCAAATCCGATTCTACCCTTGAATGTTCTACCTGCAAGAAATTGTTCTCTAAGGATGATTACTGGGATCTGACTGTGGCAGTTGGTTCTACTGAGTACTCCGAGACCATGCCTGCTGCAACTGAGCTTTTCAG GACCCAACTGGTATCATTTCTTTATGAGAGAGGATGGCGCCAAAATTTCATATGGGGTGGTTTCCCAGGCTTAGAGAAAGAG TTTGAGATGGCTAAGGATTATTTGAAGCCAAAAAGTGGAGGGATTATAATTGATGCAAGCTGTGGAAGTGGGTTATTTTCAAGATTATTTGTTAAAAGCGAACTATATTGCCTTGTTGTGGCACTAGATTTCTCAGAGAATATGTTGAAGCAATGCAAGGAATTCATCAAGCAGGAAAACATTTCAGACGA GTGCTGCAATTCATTGTTGGCCATCCCCAGCTTGTGCT ttataaagatcattggaaacgGGCATAGCACTATGATCACGATGGGGATATGCACATGTCCGCTATCACACACACAGGGAATCGATATAAGTAAGAAGCAAGATGCAAGAAATCTTTTTCAG GTTGCAGAAATCAGTCGAGTCCTTCGCCCTGGGGGTGTTTTTGTTGGTTCTACTTTCATAGCAGATGTTCTTCCACCAGTAATCCCATTACTGAGGATTGGACGCCCG TACATTGATCAAATCACAGGCAATAATACCTTCTTATCAGAGCTGGAGCTTGAAGATCTTTGTAGTGCATGTGGGCTGGTTAATTTTACATTTGTCAGAAATGGATTCTATATAATGTTCTCTGCTACTAAAGCAAGCTAG
- the LOC119317564 gene encoding uncharacterized methyltransferase At1g78140, chloroplastic-like isoform X3 — translation MAAVRSAAISAAAVVAPRGFGRRRRLVPCFAAPARGASGVTASASGKMLPRSALHASASTTGAPDSDEAAAFLVQESLVEAELSKLACPICYYPLVSSIDHQSAPSKSDSTLECSTCKKLFSKDDYWDLTVAVGSTEYSETMPAATELFRTQLVSFLYERGWRQNFIWGGFPGLEKEFEMAKDYLKPKSGGIIIDASCGSGLFSRLFVKSELYCLVVALDFSENMLKQCKEFIKQENISDERLVLVRADISRLPFVSGSIDALHAGAAIHCWPSPACAVAEISRVLRPGGVFVGSTFIADVLPPVIPLLRIGRPYIDQITGNNTFLSELELEDLCSACGLVNFTFVRNGFYIMFSATKAS, via the exons ATGGCGGCAGTTCGAAGCGCAGCCATCTCCGCTGCCGCAGTCGTTGCGCCGCGCGGCTTTGGCAGGCGCCGTCGTCTTGTCCCCTGCTTCGCGGCGCCTGCACGAGGCGCATCAGGAGTCACCGCCTCCGCTTCCGGGAAGATGCTCCCGCGCTCTGCCCTACATGCTAGCGCCTCCACCACTGGGGCGCCCGACTCAGACGAGGCCGCTGCG TTCCTTGTGCAGGAATCTTTGGTGGAGGCGGAGCTGAGCAAACTCGCCTGCCCAATCTGCTATTACCCGCTCGTAAGCTCGATAGATCATCAGTCAGC GCCATCCAAATCCGATTCTACCCTTGAATGTTCTACCTGCAAGAAATTGTTCTCTAAGGATGATTACTGGGATCTGACTGTGGCAGTTGGTTCTACTGAGTACTCCGAGACCATGCCTGCTGCAACTGAGCTTTTCAG GACCCAACTGGTATCATTTCTTTATGAGAGAGGATGGCGCCAAAATTTCATATGGGGTGGTTTCCCAGGCTTAGAGAAAGAG TTTGAGATGGCTAAGGATTATTTGAAGCCAAAAAGTGGAGGGATTATAATTGATGCAAGCTGTGGAAGTGGGTTATTTTCAAGATTATTTGTTAAAAGCGAACTATATTGCCTTGTTGTGGCACTAGATTTCTCAGAGAATATGTTGAAGCAATGCAAGGAATTCATCAAGCAGGAAAACATTTCAGACGA ACGCTTAGTATTGGTGAGAGCTGATATATCTAGGCTTCCTTTTGTGAGTGGCTCAATTGATGCTCTGCATGCAGGTGCTGCAATTCATTGTTGGCCATCCCCAGCTTGTGCT GTTGCAGAAATCAGTCGAGTCCTTCGCCCTGGGGGTGTTTTTGTTGGTTCTACTTTCATAGCAGATGTTCTTCCACCAGTAATCCCATTACTGAGGATTGGACGCCCG TACATTGATCAAATCACAGGCAATAATACCTTCTTATCAGAGCTGGAGCTTGAAGATCTTTGTAGTGCATGTGGGCTGGTTAATTTTACATTTGTCAGAAATGGATTCTATATAATGTTCTCTGCTACTAAAGCAAGCTAG
- the LOC119317564 gene encoding uncharacterized methyltransferase At1g78140, chloroplastic-like isoform X1, producing the protein MAAVRSAAISAAAVVAPRGFGRRRRLVPCFAAPARGASGVTASASGKMLPRSALHASASTTGAPDSDEAAAFLVQESLVEAELSKLACPICYYPLVSSIDHQSAPSKSDSTLECSTCKKLFSKDDYWDLTVAVGSTEYSETMPAATELFRTQLVSFLYERGWRQNFIWGGFPGLEKEFEMAKDYLKPKSGGIIIDASCGSGLFSRLFVKSELYCLVVALDFSENMLKQCKEFIKQENISDECCNSLLAIPSLCFIKIIGNGHSTMITMGICTCPLSHTQGIDISKKQDARNLFQVAEISRVLRPGGVFVGSTFIADVLPPVIPLLRIGRPYIDQITGNNTFLSELELEDLCSACGLVNFTFVRNGFYIMFSATKAS; encoded by the exons ATGGCGGCAGTTCGAAGCGCAGCCATCTCCGCTGCCGCAGTCGTTGCGCCGCGCGGCTTTGGCAGGCGCCGTCGTCTTGTCCCCTGCTTCGCGGCGCCTGCACGAGGCGCATCAGGAGTCACCGCCTCCGCTTCCGGGAAGATGCTCCCGCGCTCTGCCCTACATGCTAGCGCCTCCACCACTGGGGCGCCCGACTCAGACGAGGCCGCTGCG TTCCTTGTGCAGGAATCTTTGGTGGAGGCGGAGCTGAGCAAACTCGCCTGCCCAATCTGCTATTACCCGCTCGTAAGCTCGATAGATCATCAGTCAGC GCCATCCAAATCCGATTCTACCCTTGAATGTTCTACCTGCAAGAAATTGTTCTCTAAGGATGATTACTGGGATCTGACTGTGGCAGTTGGTTCTACTGAGTACTCCGAGACCATGCCTGCTGCAACTGAGCTTTTCAG GACCCAACTGGTATCATTTCTTTATGAGAGAGGATGGCGCCAAAATTTCATATGGGGTGGTTTCCCAGGCTTAGAGAAAGAG TTTGAGATGGCTAAGGATTATTTGAAGCCAAAAAGTGGAGGGATTATAATTGATGCAAGCTGTGGAAGTGGGTTATTTTCAAGATTATTTGTTAAAAGCGAACTATATTGCCTTGTTGTGGCACTAGATTTCTCAGAGAATATGTTGAAGCAATGCAAGGAATTCATCAAGCAGGAAAACATTTCAGACGA GTGCTGCAATTCATTGTTGGCCATCCCCAGCTTGTGCT ttataaagatcattggaaacgGGCATAGCACTATGATCACGATGGGGATATGCACATGTCCGCTATCACACACACAGGGAATCGATATAAGTAAGAAGCAAGATGCAAGAAATCTTTTTCAG GTTGCAGAAATCAGTCGAGTCCTTCGCCCTGGGGGTGTTTTTGTTGGTTCTACTTTCATAGCAGATGTTCTTCCACCAGTAATCCCATTACTGAGGATTGGACGCCCG TACATTGATCAAATCACAGGCAATAATACCTTCTTATCAGAGCTGGAGCTTGAAGATCTTTGTAGTGCATGTGGGCTGGTTAATTTTACATTTGTCAGAAATGGATTCTATATAATGTTCTCTGCTACTAAAGCAAGCTAG
- the LOC119317564 gene encoding uncharacterized methyltransferase At1g78140, chloroplastic-like isoform X4 — MAAVRSAAISAAAVVAPRGFGRRRRLVPCFAAPARGASGVTASASGKMLPRSALHASASTTGAPDSDEAAAFLVQESLVEAELSKLACPICYYPLVSSIDHQSAPSKSDSTLECSTCKKLFSKDDYWDLTVAVGSTEYSETMPAATELFRTQLVSFLYERGWRQNFIWGGFPGLEKEFEMAKDYLKPKSGGIIIDASCGSGLFSRLFVKSELYCLVVALDFSENMLKQCKEFIKQENISDECCNSLLAIPSLCCCRNQSSPSPWGCFCWFYFHSRCSSTSNPITEDWTPVH; from the exons ATGGCGGCAGTTCGAAGCGCAGCCATCTCCGCTGCCGCAGTCGTTGCGCCGCGCGGCTTTGGCAGGCGCCGTCGTCTTGTCCCCTGCTTCGCGGCGCCTGCACGAGGCGCATCAGGAGTCACCGCCTCCGCTTCCGGGAAGATGCTCCCGCGCTCTGCCCTACATGCTAGCGCCTCCACCACTGGGGCGCCCGACTCAGACGAGGCCGCTGCG TTCCTTGTGCAGGAATCTTTGGTGGAGGCGGAGCTGAGCAAACTCGCCTGCCCAATCTGCTATTACCCGCTCGTAAGCTCGATAGATCATCAGTCAGC GCCATCCAAATCCGATTCTACCCTTGAATGTTCTACCTGCAAGAAATTGTTCTCTAAGGATGATTACTGGGATCTGACTGTGGCAGTTGGTTCTACTGAGTACTCCGAGACCATGCCTGCTGCAACTGAGCTTTTCAG GACCCAACTGGTATCATTTCTTTATGAGAGAGGATGGCGCCAAAATTTCATATGGGGTGGTTTCCCAGGCTTAGAGAAAGAG TTTGAGATGGCTAAGGATTATTTGAAGCCAAAAAGTGGAGGGATTATAATTGATGCAAGCTGTGGAAGTGGGTTATTTTCAAGATTATTTGTTAAAAGCGAACTATATTGCCTTGTTGTGGCACTAGATTTCTCAGAGAATATGTTGAAGCAATGCAAGGAATTCATCAAGCAGGAAAACATTTCAGACGA GTGCTGCAATTCATTGTTGGCCATCCCCAGCTTGTGCT GTTGCAGAAATCAGTCGAGTCCTTCGCCCTGGGGGTGTTTTTGTTGGTTCTACTTTCATAGCAGATGTTCTTCCACCAGTAATCCCATTACTGAGGATTGGACGCCCG TACATTGA